The Ranitomeya imitator isolate aRanImi1 chromosome 6, aRanImi1.pri, whole genome shotgun sequence genome window below encodes:
- the CSRNP1 gene encoding cysteine/serine-rich nuclear protein 1 isoform X2 codes for MSGILKRKYEALEDDFTYSSSSSSPSSSATSSSGGESDDEFNSSPRPLRSDFTPISILKTAKRAKKNQVHFDRVIVFYFQRCQGFTSVPSRGGCTLGMRQKHSYSQQFTLEEFSREQLIRRREKLMECLKEKKLLALKNMFTKNGTIESEKANNLSIDDICDEDIDMTNAEIEDGFNPLVYSAKKRRALLKRKGVKKIDKSEKRELNEIRKSREQCGCDCQDFCEPETCSCTLAGIKCQRDHSTFPCGCTKDGCGNRNGRVEFNSSRVQTHFIHTVMKLELEEKSQNNDDGDDQSELSSSERLDSSMESSEDEERTAPTTTSTASSTTPYHFNTDLEPAGENSCSSDTTDSSSSSGQSESSESPFELASSDKSQPDFEEDYLARILHFNDSEYEENSSDCQDNLSFFHTTDFFCDKVYESLYSSEKSDGGLYTNSLSNISRCVDENANQGADCFTDNEISVAISTDSTMAQGEPLLKNYMDISLSSEAFDISDETEYNFGPLYNSLNEFENLCSQQCPVTLLPGFTSATDTTASFLESLISSSESCNDNQFLEDALKSPSPFESLVA; via the exons ATGAGTGGGATACTGAAACGCAAATATGAAGCATTGGAAGATGACTTCACATACTCGTCTTCGTCTTCATCCCCGTCATCGTCGGCCACCTCTTCTTCTGGAGGGGAGTCTGATGACGAGTTTAACAGCAGCCCCAGGCCGCTTCGGAGCGACTTCACGC CAATATCCATCTTAAAGACTGCAAAAAGGGCTAAGAAGAACCAGGTTCATTTTGATCGGGTGATTGTCTTCTATTTCCAACGATGCCAAGGTTTCACAAGCGTGCCAAGTCGGGGCGGATGCACTCTGGGCATGAGGCAAAAACACAGCTACAGCCAACAGTTCACATTGGAAGAGTTTTCCAGAGAACAGTTGATACGGCGTAGGGAGAAACTCATGgaatgtttaaaagaaaaaaagctCTTGGCTTTAAAGAATATG TTTACAAAGAATGGTACAATAGAGTCAGAAAAGGCTAATAACCTCAGCATAGATGACATCTGTGATGAAGATATTGACATGACCAATGCAGAAATTGAAGATGGTTTCAATCCACTAGTGTACTCTGCCAAGAAACGACGGGCATTGCTCAAGCGCAAAGGTGTGAAGAAGATTGACAAAAGTGAAAAACGTGAGCTTAATGAAATTCGGAAGTCAAGAGAACAATGTGGCTGCGATTGCCAGGACTTCTGCGAGCCAGAGACCTGCAGTTGTACCTTAGCAGGCATCAAATGTCAG AGAGATCATTCAACTTTCCCATGTGGATGTACTAAGGATGGATGTGGAAATCGAAATGGAAGAGTAGAATTCAATTCATCCAGGGTACAGACCCATTTCATCCATACAGTCATGAAACTTGAGCTTGAGGAAAAAAGTCAAAATAATGACGATGGAGATGACCAGTCTGAATTGTCAAGCAGCGAAAGGTTGGACTCCTCTATGGAGTCTAGTGAGGATgaagaaaggactgctcccaccactACTAGCACCGCCTCATCCACTACTCCCTATCATTTCAACACTGACTTGGAGCCAGCTGGTGAAAACAGTTGCAGCAGTGACACAACGGACAGCTCATCATCCTCTGGTCAGAGCGAAAGCTCAGAAAGTCCTTTTGAACTTGCATCTTCTGATAAGTCCCAGCCAGATTTTGAAGAAGACTATCTGGCTAGGATTCTTCATTTCAATGATTCGGAGTATGAGGAGAATAGCAGTGACTGCCAGGACAACTTGAGTTTCTTTCATACTACGGATTTCTTCTGTGATAAGGTTTACGAATCACTCTACAGCTCCGAAAAATCAGATGGTGGTTTATACACCAACTCTTTATCGAACATTTCAAGGTGCGTAGATGAAAATGCAAACCAAGGCGCAGATTGCTTTACTGACAATGAGATATCTGTGGCCATCTCTACTGATTCTACCATGGCACAAGGAGAGCCACTTTTAAAAAATTATATGGATATCAGCCTTTCCTCGGAAGCCTTTGATATCTCTGATGAAACCGAGTATAATTTTGGACCTCTTTACAATTCCTTGAATGAATTTGAAAACTTGTGTTCTCAGCAGTGTCCGGTGACCCTTCTTCCTGGATTTACATCAGCTACGGATACTACTGCCAGCTTCTTGGAATCTTTAATTAGTTCTTCAGAATCTTGTAATGACAATCAATTTTTAGAGGATGCCTTAAAATCGCCATCTCCTTTTGAATCCCTCGTAGCATAA
- the CSRNP1 gene encoding cysteine/serine-rich nuclear protein 1 isoform X1 has translation MIFPDCETYTIAMSGILKRKYEALEDDFTYSSSSSSPSSSATSSSGGESDDEFNSSPRPLRSDFTPISILKTAKRAKKNQVHFDRVIVFYFQRCQGFTSVPSRGGCTLGMRQKHSYSQQFTLEEFSREQLIRRREKLMECLKEKKLLALKNMFTKNGTIESEKANNLSIDDICDEDIDMTNAEIEDGFNPLVYSAKKRRALLKRKGVKKIDKSEKRELNEIRKSREQCGCDCQDFCEPETCSCTLAGIKCQRDHSTFPCGCTKDGCGNRNGRVEFNSSRVQTHFIHTVMKLELEEKSQNNDDGDDQSELSSSERLDSSMESSEDEERTAPTTTSTASSTTPYHFNTDLEPAGENSCSSDTTDSSSSSGQSESSESPFELASSDKSQPDFEEDYLARILHFNDSEYEENSSDCQDNLSFFHTTDFFCDKVYESLYSSEKSDGGLYTNSLSNISRCVDENANQGADCFTDNEISVAISTDSTMAQGEPLLKNYMDISLSSEAFDISDETEYNFGPLYNSLNEFENLCSQQCPVTLLPGFTSATDTTASFLESLISSSESCNDNQFLEDALKSPSPFESLVA, from the exons ATGATTTTTCCT GACTGTGAAACCTACACAATAGCCATGAGTGGGATACTGAAACGCAAATATGAAGCATTGGAAGATGACTTCACATACTCGTCTTCGTCTTCATCCCCGTCATCGTCGGCCACCTCTTCTTCTGGAGGGGAGTCTGATGACGAGTTTAACAGCAGCCCCAGGCCGCTTCGGAGCGACTTCACGC CAATATCCATCTTAAAGACTGCAAAAAGGGCTAAGAAGAACCAGGTTCATTTTGATCGGGTGATTGTCTTCTATTTCCAACGATGCCAAGGTTTCACAAGCGTGCCAAGTCGGGGCGGATGCACTCTGGGCATGAGGCAAAAACACAGCTACAGCCAACAGTTCACATTGGAAGAGTTTTCCAGAGAACAGTTGATACGGCGTAGGGAGAAACTCATGgaatgtttaaaagaaaaaaagctCTTGGCTTTAAAGAATATG TTTACAAAGAATGGTACAATAGAGTCAGAAAAGGCTAATAACCTCAGCATAGATGACATCTGTGATGAAGATATTGACATGACCAATGCAGAAATTGAAGATGGTTTCAATCCACTAGTGTACTCTGCCAAGAAACGACGGGCATTGCTCAAGCGCAAAGGTGTGAAGAAGATTGACAAAAGTGAAAAACGTGAGCTTAATGAAATTCGGAAGTCAAGAGAACAATGTGGCTGCGATTGCCAGGACTTCTGCGAGCCAGAGACCTGCAGTTGTACCTTAGCAGGCATCAAATGTCAG AGAGATCATTCAACTTTCCCATGTGGATGTACTAAGGATGGATGTGGAAATCGAAATGGAAGAGTAGAATTCAATTCATCCAGGGTACAGACCCATTTCATCCATACAGTCATGAAACTTGAGCTTGAGGAAAAAAGTCAAAATAATGACGATGGAGATGACCAGTCTGAATTGTCAAGCAGCGAAAGGTTGGACTCCTCTATGGAGTCTAGTGAGGATgaagaaaggactgctcccaccactACTAGCACCGCCTCATCCACTACTCCCTATCATTTCAACACTGACTTGGAGCCAGCTGGTGAAAACAGTTGCAGCAGTGACACAACGGACAGCTCATCATCCTCTGGTCAGAGCGAAAGCTCAGAAAGTCCTTTTGAACTTGCATCTTCTGATAAGTCCCAGCCAGATTTTGAAGAAGACTATCTGGCTAGGATTCTTCATTTCAATGATTCGGAGTATGAGGAGAATAGCAGTGACTGCCAGGACAACTTGAGTTTCTTTCATACTACGGATTTCTTCTGTGATAAGGTTTACGAATCACTCTACAGCTCCGAAAAATCAGATGGTGGTTTATACACCAACTCTTTATCGAACATTTCAAGGTGCGTAGATGAAAATGCAAACCAAGGCGCAGATTGCTTTACTGACAATGAGATATCTGTGGCCATCTCTACTGATTCTACCATGGCACAAGGAGAGCCACTTTTAAAAAATTATATGGATATCAGCCTTTCCTCGGAAGCCTTTGATATCTCTGATGAAACCGAGTATAATTTTGGACCTCTTTACAATTCCTTGAATGAATTTGAAAACTTGTGTTCTCAGCAGTGTCCGGTGACCCTTCTTCCTGGATTTACATCAGCTACGGATACTACTGCCAGCTTCTTGGAATCTTTAATTAGTTCTTCAGAATCTTGTAATGACAATCAATTTTTAGAGGATGCCTTAAAATCGCCATCTCCTTTTGAATCCCTCGTAGCATAA